Proteins from one Bactrocera neohumeralis isolate Rockhampton chromosome 3, APGP_CSIRO_Bneo_wtdbg2-racon-allhic-juicebox.fasta_v2, whole genome shotgun sequence genomic window:
- the LOC126752854 gene encoding uncharacterized protein LOC126752854: MHTRIRAPSLPQLCSAHTPPSTPCTPPIYGSVGNFANFGNSSMALHSPFSASSISLSPKFPANYVRSEKIKLKKVLGLTVCSNAALDVSPVSGLLAYPAGCTVVLFNAKRQTQAYLVNTSRKPFTSVAFSRCGRYVATGECGINPAIKVWELDSPNGNLEHTTGGNVVAEFFDHKYAVTCVAFSPTGKYLVSIGSQHDMIVNVFDWRSNQKMASNKISSKVSALSFAEDGSYFVTVGNRHVKYWYMEGGRRYKDPIPLMGRSAILGDLRDNDFCAVACGKDETKDRTYAITRQGHLVEFSSRRLLDKWVQCRTTSANCLTVNARFILVGCAEAIIRIFNAATLEYVTTLPRTHYLGVDVAQGIHINHIMTVPPHAKYPDCVAMVYDEQRSKVSCVYNDHSLYIWDMRDIKRVGKSHSFLYHSTCIWGVETVPYNMERELSDTLPEESFVTCSSDDTIRVWGLDGCTNTENYRKNIYSKELLKIMYIDDEMNFIKDQDLSGDKNSNTAYDGRNGVRCIRISPELQHLASGDRCGNIRIYNLANTKLIMTIEAHESEVLCLEYSNEKIERKLLASASRDRLIHVFDVSQDYLLLQTLDDHSSSITSIRFVGSGLNFQMISCGADKSIMFRTFQGNIFLRGTNTSGKTTLYDMEVDSNAKHILTACQDRNIRVYGTQNAKHTKTFKGSHSDEGSLIKLSLDPSGIYVATSCTDKTLAVYDYYSNECMARMYGHSELVTGLKFTNDCRHLISASGDGCIFVWQVPHDMIVTMQARLSQQRLRSGHAPLPPRPGSIIATPEGIIVESPTHEMEETATPHKFIASPSMFTEEPALTPGYKFSDVGQLPQWAKRKAAANADESVGVSIPGSTVSAMQSASSTSNLSSSPSQLGVGGVPRARGRWAQRGPFDPDDLRSNSESPLGTITSSVGGMGGVGGGVGVVVSGGGMGNTQTSDYNSASSKDIMYNQTYLSEDSSIDSGMETRRELKFIGSNNSGTVPAVTGSNGGTAANRLAPEKRKPGLRFDPQSNEHDGDVEDISDGERTSSDHGMFYNNISPSTPTDFKVTAMNEDELRKSMRRQKFDKAGLTLPGNGSTHTASTGTGTGTSDTEDEGSTPSAENAERSLASTLGGSSESIPQAASSFLQAALPEGPGSMLERGSTNRRSISAKHNTENGKPVSSASTITKSFTSTKKDELLKVISEVKQQLENGARKNGVKRLNAIPEVGYRSLRGSHSISDLSLAGNMDNASRSAAAANRYAKTESVAPLNEPPQYASYYNSPLQQQTLPTPQQQQQMSPQTQQMSAPRQFQTSPQYPTYPRSPLQQSFSQEQQQTPQHFFNCAASRSVLQQSCQAMRQVQQHYPPYPHHVGVHQIHPPPGVPFMAPNARNTTPRTQAQLSGKQSGAFNSSTLPAQGQHTRVKRNPAGNARRTPSILKHYKSCPVSPVHEEVEWSADNKSSIIITEPKRHSVYAEDARTILDMIQADTEKMIEEIQKKYGDLDDIGVDLYDAKLGGRYSQLVTSQSVPSCLSPPVYATGRQPPLVAPTAGPHLTHTLPYQMHSPGALTPPKRAVSEYYIYQEFYQCHRNVSLSDILAPEQQAETRRIEEARFLETQRHSSASFFLTSQFGERKSQESLLSDEFLDEGSYCNSMESILSDESDCKSAPMETQVQRHAGIRNFILHGPVSAAAANTTQLVTKSYGSSPNAYGSFDYYMQQRNMQHSPLPYESFDVSSYNLENFKAESVRTKTPILQKKLPNSKTYPRIADTPSRTAVGVKAEDIPTLSSKNKQYNSGVNKSLSQDFAQQRLQRTTNPLQMERNTYDDKLFTKKTVKPKPPVPAKPQNLVSTLTSTVETAHASSAPRDTAPKYCAFDVDTTDVRCQSRTASVVRKFERNLQKFEREKQAELQTKKASGMRPSVSSGALTTHSCLKKVSKFDTNVKNAPASRRATSMRTRGRPKVAVRFNTVSQIKYTPSEKRSSSCSSGSTASAYSACATMERETATCPLNDINRNVESPPPIVGSLPSDYGGERSFEMYIAENGNEHENMNMDSLKLYTKPELQAVVDEIQQERERDAKHKKNMANVEKTTAADTTTSNQCKNIAKKIDIIQKLIEMEERKLEQIRIATESRMRPFECNSKQKGYVKSLTMNFDMLAKGIEKDIENEQRRIRADSNDADLCAYARHIKRNISLPDVLERTDLFGKSPPAAQSSSTDEDEVELAKEVKADSDVEAADDVVEHESEKMRIDFDEKDRGLLRAFTYNIKDCPQNDITAIKYSVVSDQSTPGKSNGSQLKNPGVVYRNSTTTRSANKRNSLQLKSSAVGLGASSSSIGVLNQASDSENEDSNRGRSTGNNQNRSNGPTAANRQYANKNSNANNNRRKGLQPNFSNAAPLQDDSSSEETPAGTSNSKPIVPPRPRNLTFDHKSKVLNSPNVMKQRGAFEAPEFGALDASDPKSQVHNVINNLYTTTQTVMQLHANLKNCEDSLMLKELENAVIMTQNMLTNITQNKNDKNNSQHSHAYTTTEQANLDNGDYLMMVNNCADLLSNFRMKHKLDDCENNS; encoded by the exons ATAAAGCTCAAAAAAGTGCTCGGCCTCACAGTTTGCAGCAATGCCGCCTTGGATGTTTCGCCCGTTAGCGGTCTCTTGGCCTATCCAGCAGG CTGCACTGTCGTCCTGTTCAATGCGAAACGCCAAACACAGGCCTACCTGGTCAACACATCCCGCAAACCATTCACATCGGTCGCATTCTCACGCTGCGGCCGTTATGTCGCCACCGGCGAGTGTGGCATCAATCCCGCCATCAAAGTTTGGGAGCTAGACTCGCCGAATGGCAACCTCGAGCACACCACCGGCGGCAATGTGGTGGCGGAATTCTTCGATCACAAATATGCCGTCACATGTGTG GCCTTCTCACCCACCGGCAAGTACCTGGTATCGATCGGTTCACAACACGATATGATTGTGAATGTATTCGACTGGCGGTCGAATCAAAAGATGGCCTCGAATAAAATCAGCTCCAAAGTGTCGGCGCTAAGCTTTGCCGAGGATGGCAGCTACTTTGTCACAGTGGGCAATCGTCATGTCAAATACTGGTATATGGAGGGTGGACGCAGG TACAAGGATCCCATACCGTTGATGGGTCGCAGTGCCATATTGGGTGATTTGCGTGACAATGACTTTTGTGCGGTCGCCTGCGGCAAGGATGAGACTAAGGATCGCACATATGCCATTACCCGACAGGGTCATTTGGTTGAGTTCAGTTCACGCCGTTTGTTGGACAAATGGGTGCAGTGTCGTACGACGAGCGCCAATTGTCTAACGGTGAATGCGCGCTTCATACTCGTCGGTTGTGCCGAAGCCATTATACGCATTTTTAATGCCGCCACATTGGAATATGTGACGACATTGCCGCGTACACATTATCTGGGTGTGGATGTGGCGCAGGGTATACATATCAATCACATTATGACTGTACCACCGCATGCCAAATATCCGGATTGTGTGGCGATGGTTTATGATGAGCAGCGATCGAAG GTCAGTTGTGTGTACAATGACCATTCGCTCTATATTTGGGATATGCGGGATATAAAACGTGTGGGCAAATCGCACTCTTTTCTCTATCATTCCACCTGCATTTGGGGCGTGGAAACTGTGCCATACAATATGGAGCGCGAATTGTCGGACACACTGCCCGAAGAGTCGTTTGTCACGTGCTCCTCGGACGATACGATTCGCGTGTGGGGTCTTGATGGCTGCACAAACACGGAAAATTATCGTAAAAATATCTACTCCAAggaactgttaaaaattatgtacatCGACGATGAAATGAATTTTATCAAGGATCAAGATCTTTCGGGCGATAAAAACTCCAATACCGCCTATGACGGTCGCAATGGTGTACGCTGCATACGAATTAGTCCGGAGTTGCAGCATTTGGCCAGCGGCGATCGTTGTGGCAACATAAGAATCTATAATTTGGCGAACACAAAGCTCATCATGACAATTGAGGCACACGAATCGGAAGTGCTGTGTCTTGAGTATTCGAATGAGAAGATCGAACGGAAGTTGTTGGCGAGCGCGAGTCGCGATCGTCTAATACACGTATTCGATGTGTCACAAGATTATTTGCTGCTGCAGACATTGGACGATCACTCGTCCTCCATAACATCGATCAGATTTGTGGGATCCGGTCTCAATTTCCAGATGATTTCTTGTGGTGCCGACAAGTCGATAATGTTCAGAACATTCCAG GGCAACATTTTCCTGCGCGGCACAAATACCTCCGGCAAAACAACGTTGTATGACATGGAAGTGGACTCAAATGCCAAACACATACTCACCGCCTGCCAAGATCGCAATATACGCGTCTATGGCACACAAAACGCCAAACACACAAAAACCTTCAAGGGTTCACACTCGGACGAGGGTAGTTTGATTAAGCTCAGCCTCGATCCCAGCGGCATTTATGTGGCCACCTCGTGCACAGATAAAACGCTTGCAGTCTACGATTACTATTCCAATGAGTGTATGGCACGCATGTATGGCCACAGTGAGTTGGTTACTGGACTCAAATTTACCAACGACTGCCGCCATCTCATCTCGGCCAGCGGTGATGGCTGCATTTTTGTGTGGCAAGTGCCACACGATATGATTGTCACAATGCAAGCGCGTCTCTCACAACAGCGACTACGTTCTGGTCATGCGCCGCTACCACCACGTCCCGGTTCAATTATCGCCACGCCAGAGGGCATCATAGTCGAGTCGCCAACACATGAAATGGAAGAAACAGCAACACCACACAAATTCATCGCATCGCCGTCAATGTTCACCGAGGAGCCGGCACTGACGCCGGGCTATAAATTTTCGGACGTTGGTCAATTACCGCAATGGGCGAAACGAAAGGCTGCGGCAAATGCTGATGAGAGCGTTGGCGTCTCCATACCTGGCTCAACCGTCTCCGCCATGCAGTCTGCCTCGTCAACATCCAATTTGAGTTCATCACCTAGCCAATTAGGTGTTGGTGGTGTGCCGCGTGCGCGTGGCCGTTGGGCGCAACGTGGACCATTCGATCCGGACGATTTGCGTTCGAATTCGGAAAGTCCTTTGGGCACTATAACTTCGAGCGTTGGTGGTATGGGCGGCGTGGGTGGTGGTGTTGGTGTCGTTGTGAGTGGCGGTGGTATGGGCAATACACAAACATCCGACTACAATAGCGCATCGTCCAAGGACATTATGTATAACCAGACTTACCTCAGTGAAGATTCGTCAATTGACTCCGGCATGGAAACGCGTCGTGAACTGAAATTCATTGGCAGCAATAATAGCGGTACAGTGCCTGCGGTGACCGGCAGCAATGGTGGCACAGCGGCCAATCGCTTGGCGCCTGAGAAACGCAAGCCCGGTTTACGTTTCGATCCACAATCCAATGAGCATGATGGCGATGTCGAGGATATTTCGGATGGCGAACGCACCAGTTCAGATCACGGCATGTTCTACAACAACATATCGCCCAGCACGCCAAC TGACTTCAAAGTGACCGCCATGAATGAGGATGAACTGCGCAAATCGATGCGTAGACAGAAATTCGATAAAGCCGGTCTGACACTGCCCGGCAATGGCAGCACACACACCGCCAGCACTGGTACCGGCACCGGCACCTCAGACACCGAAGACGAAGGCTCAACACCGAGCGCTGAGAATGCCGAGCGTTCGCTGGCGTCCACCTTGGGCGGCAGCTCGGAGAGTATACCACAAGCGGCAAGCAGTTTCCTGCAGGCCGCCTTGCCCGAGGGTCCTGGCAGCATGCTAGAGCGCGGCAGCACAA ATCGACGCAGTATTAGTGCCAAACATAATACAGAGAACGGTAAGCCTGTTTCCAGCGCGTCCACTATCACCAAGTCGTTCACCAGCACGAAGAAGGACGAGCTGCTGAAGGTGATCAGCGAAGTCAAACAGCAATTGGAAAAT GGCGCACGTAAAAATGGAGTTAAGAGGTTGAATGCAATACCGGAG GTCGGCTATCGCTCGCTGCGTGGCAGTCATAGCATTTCGGATCTAAGTCTAGCGGGCAATATGGATAATGCTTCGAGATCGGCGGCTGCCGCTAATCGTTATGCAAAGACAG AATCAGTAGCTCCTCTTAATGAACCCCCACAGTACGCTAGCTATTATAACTccccattacaacaacaaacattaccgacaccacaacaacagcaacagatGTCGCCACAAACGCAACAAATGTCTGCACCACGACAATTCCAAACTTCACCACAGTATCCAACTTATCCACGTTCACCGCTCCAACAATCGTTTAGTCAAGAACAACAACAGACACCACAACATTTCTTCAATTGCGCTGCATCGCGTTCGGTGCTGCAACAAAGCTGTCAAGCTATGCGTCAAGTGCAACAACACTATCCACCATATCCACATCACGTTGGTGTACACCAAATACATCCACCGCCTGGCGTACCCTTCATGGCGCCCAATGCGCGCAACACCACACCACGCACGCAAGCGCAACTCAGTGGCAAACAGTCGGGCGCTTTCAATAGCTCGACGCTGCCCGCACAAGGTCAGCATACGCGCGTCAAACGCAATCCGGCGGGCAATGCGCGTCGCACGCCCAGCATACTGAAGCATTACAAATCGTGTCCGGTATCGCCGGTGCACGAGGAGGTCGAATGGTCGGCGGATAACAAGAGCAGCATCATAATAACCGAACCGAAGCGCCACTCGGTATACGCGGAGGATGCGCGCACCATACTCGACATGATACAGGCCGATACCGAGAAGATGATCGAGGAGATACAGAAAAAGTATGGTGATCTGGATGATATCGGTGTCGATTTATATGACGCCAAATTGGGCGGACGCTATTCGCAACTTGTGACTTCACAATCGGTGCCATCCTGTCTTTCACCACCTGTGTATGCGACAGGCAGGCAGCCGCCTTTAGTAGCACCCACAGCTGGGCCGCACCTCACACATACGCTACCCTATCAAATGCACTCACCCGGCGCGCTGACACCGCCAAAGCGTGCAGTGTCCGAGTACTACATCTATCAGGAATTCTATCAGTGTCATCGTAATGTTTCGCTCTCGGATATATTGGCGCCTGAACAGCAGGCAGAGACGCGACGCATCGAGGAAGCGCGTTTTCTCGAAACACAGCGGCACTCAAGCGCCAGTTTCTTTCTCACCTCGCAATTTGGCGAGCGCAAGAGTCAGGAGTCGCTGCTTTCCGATGAGTTTCTGGATGAAGGCAGCTACTGCAACAGCATGGAGAGCATACTCTCGGATGAAAGCGATTGCAAGAGCGCGCCTATGGAAACGCAAGTGCAACGTCATGCTGGCATACGCAACTTCATTTTGCATGGCCCGGTGAGCGCCGCGGCTGCCAACACCACACAACTGGTGACCAAGTCGTACGGTTCCAGTCCAAATGCTTATGGCAGCTTTGATTACTACATGCAACAGCGTAATATGCAGCATTCGCCGTTGCCTTATGAGAGCTTTGACGTGTCCAGCTATAATTTGGAGAATTTCAAAGCCGAAAGTGTGCGCACCAAAACGCCAATATTGCAAAAGAAACTGCCCAACTCGAAAACATATCCACGAATAGCTGACACGCCGAGCCGCACAGCTGTCGGCGTCAAAGCGGAAGATATACCGACGCTCAGCTCTAAGAATAAGCAATACAATTCGGGTGTCAACAAGAGTCTGAGTCAGGACTTTGCGCAACAGCGTCTACAACGCACCACCAATCCGCTACAAATGGAGCGCAACACTTACGATGACAAGCTCTTCACAAAGAAGACGGTGAAACCGAAACCACCTGTGCCAGCAAAGCCGCAAAATCTCGTCTCAACACTCACGTCCACTGTAGAGACGGCGCATGCTAGCAGCGCGCCCAGAGACACCGCGCCCAAGTACTGCGCCTTCGATGTGGACACCACCGATGTGCGCTGTCAGTCGCGCACCGCCAGCGTCGTGCGTAAATTCGAGCGCAACCTACAAAAATTCGAGCGCGAAAAGCAAGCCGAGTTGCAAACCAAAAAAGCGAGCGGCATGCGTCCATCTGTGAGCAGTGGCGCGCTTACCACACACAGTTGTTTGAAGAAAGTATCGAAATTCGATACGAATGTCAAGAATGCGCCAGCATCGCGACGCGCAACAAGCATGCGAACGCGCGGTCGCCCCAAAGTAGCGGTGCGCTTCAATACAGTCTCACAAATCAAGTACACGCCCAGCGAGAAGCGCTCGTCCTCatgcagcagcggcagcacCGCGTCCGCCTATTCTGCCTGCGCGACAATGGAGCGTGAAACCGCCACGTGTCCGCTAAACGATATCAATCGCAATGTCGAGTCACCACCGCCCATTGTAGGCAGTCTGCCAAGCGATTATGGTGGTGAGCGCTCCTTCGAAATGTACATAGCCGAAAATGGCAATGAAcatgaaaatatgaatatggACAGTCTAAAATTATACACCAAACCCGAACTGCAAGCAGTCGTCGACGAGATACAGCAGGAGCGCGAACGCGATGCCAAGCATAAAAAGAATATGGCCAATGTGGAGAAGACAACTGCAGCCGATACGACTACCAGTAATCAGTGtaaaaatattgccaaaaaaatcgatatcatacaaaaattaatcgaaatGGAAGAGCGCAAGCTGGAGCAAATACGCATTGCCACCGAGTCGCGCATGCGTCCCTTCGAATGCAACTCCAAGCAGAAGGGTTATGTGAAGAGTTTAACGATGAACTTCGATATGCTCGCCAAAGGTATCGAGAAGGACATCGAGAATGAGCAACGGCGCATACGTGCCGACAGTAATGATGCGGATTTGTGCGCCTATGCGCGTCACATCAAGCGCAATATTAGTTTGCCCGATGTGCTGGAGCGCACCGATCTCTTTGGCAAGTCGCCGCCGGCTGCGCAGTCCTCCTCGACAGATGAGGATGAAGTTGAGCTGGCGAAGGAGGTGAAGGCCGACTCGGATGTGGAGGCGGCCGACGATGTGGTGGAACATGAGAGCGAGAAGATGCGCATTGATTTCGATGAAAAGGATCGAGGTTTGCTGCGTGCGTTCACATA TAATATTAAAGACTGTCCACAAAACGATATAACCGCTATAAAGTATTCGGTTGTGTCCGATCAAAGTACTC CGGGCAAGTCAAACGGCAGTCAATTGAAAAATCCCGGTGTGGTTTATCGCAACAGTACAACAACCAGATCGGCGAATAAGCGCAATAGTTTGCAGCTGAAGAGCTCTGCTGTCGGTTTGGGTGCATCGAGTTCATCCATTGGTGTGCTAAATCAAGCG AGCGATTCTGAAAACGAAGACAGCAATCGTGGCCGAAGCACTGGCAACAACCAAAATCGCAGCAATGGTCCCACAG CCGCCAATCGTCAGTATGCCAACAAGAATTCGAATGCCAACAACAATCGACGAAAAGGCTTGCAGCCTAATTTCAGTAATG CCGCGCCTCTGCAAGATGACTCCAGCTCCGAGGAGACACCCGCCGGCACGTCCAACTCCAAACCAATAGTGCCACCACGCCCGCGCAATTTAACATTTGATCACAAGAGCAAGGTGCTCAACAGTCCGAATGTGATGAAGCAGCGTGGCGCATTTGAGGCGCCCGAATTTGGCGCACTGGATGCAAGTGATc CGAAATCACAAGTGCACAATGTGATCAACAATTTGtatacaacaacacaaacagtCATGCAACTGCATGCGAATCTGAAGAATTGTGAGGACTCACTGATGCTAAAGGAACTGGAGAACGCTGTGATTATGACACAAAACATGCTGACAAACATTACACAAAACAA AAACGACAAAAACAATTCACAACATAGTCACGCCTACACAACCACTGAACAGGCGAATCTAGACAACGGCGATTACCTAATGATGGTGAACAATTGCGCCGATCTTTTAAGCAATTTCCGTATGAAGCACAAACTCGATGACTGTGAGAATAACTCCTAG